In the genome of Streptomyces racemochromogenes, one region contains:
- a CDS encoding GAF domain-containing protein encodes MAQTIAPAASATPRPDPAVAELLQSVVDTARAIFGAQASSVMLLDAAAGELAFEAVSGQGQEFLVGRRFPAGRGIAGWVAASGEPMVVDDLRDNASFDRDIAESTGYVPDALMAAPLVRGDRVLGVLEVLDPSPQARSGLPELDLLGLFARQAAVALHVLTTRTPRRPPRTPDLREAQDAPDGPSRTELLRLLAQARRLLGE; translated from the coding sequence ATGGCCCAGACGATCGCACCCGCCGCGTCCGCGACACCCCGCCCGGATCCCGCCGTGGCGGAACTCCTGCAGTCGGTGGTGGACACCGCACGCGCCATCTTCGGCGCGCAGGCGAGTTCCGTCATGCTCCTGGACGCCGCGGCCGGCGAACTCGCCTTCGAGGCCGTCTCCGGGCAGGGACAGGAGTTCCTGGTGGGCCGCCGCTTCCCGGCGGGCCGGGGGATCGCCGGGTGGGTCGCCGCCTCGGGGGAGCCGATGGTGGTCGACGACCTGCGCGACAACGCCTCCTTCGACCGGGACATCGCCGAGTCCACCGGCTACGTCCCGGACGCGCTGATGGCCGCCCCCCTCGTCCGCGGGGACCGGGTCCTCGGCGTCCTGGAGGTCCTCGACCCCTCCCCGCAGGCCCGGTCCGGCCTGCCGGAACTCGACCTGCTGGGCCTCTTCGCCCGGCAGGCCGCCGTGGCCCTGCACGTGCTGACCACCCGCACGCCCCGGCGGCCCCCGCGGACGCCGGACCTCCGGGAGGCGCAGGACGCCCCGGACGGGCCTTCGCGCACCGAACTCCTGCGCCTGCTCGCGCAGGCCCGCCGCCTCCTCGGAGAGTGA
- a CDS encoding CBS domain-containing protein: MTTAREIMTPDATCVGADDSILDAAKKMTGLGVSALPICGSDQRLKGMLTDRDIVVKVLGAGKDPATCKAGEFAQGEAVTIGADDDTAEILRTMTQHKVRRLPVIDGHTLVGIVAQADVARSLPDPQVGRLLEALSS, encoded by the coding sequence GTGACCACCGCACGCGAGATCATGACGCCGGACGCGACCTGCGTCGGGGCGGACGACAGCATCCTGGACGCGGCGAAGAAGATGACCGGCCTCGGGGTGAGCGCGCTCCCGATCTGCGGCAGCGACCAGCGGCTGAAGGGCATGCTCACCGACCGCGACATCGTCGTGAAGGTCCTCGGCGCCGGGAAGGACCCCGCCACCTGCAAGGCCGGCGAGTTCGCCCAGGGCGAGGCGGTCACCATCGGGGCCGACGACGACACCGCCGAGATCCTGCGCACGATGACGCAGCACAAGGTCCGCCGCCTGCCCGTGATCGACGGCCACACCCTCGTCGGCATCGTCGCCCAGGCCGACGTCGCCCGCTCCCTGCCCGACCCGCAGGTCGGCCGGCTCCTGGAGGCCCTCTCCAGCTGA
- a CDS encoding alcohol dehydrogenase catalytic domain-containing protein: MKAVTWQGRRKIEVANVPDPRIVEPTDAVIEVTTTGLCGSDLHLYEVLGPFLDAGDILGHEPMGVVAEVGPQVRELKAGDRVVVPFNVSCGTCFMCERGLHSQCETTQVHEHGSGASLFGYTKLYGQVPGGQAEYLRVPFADTLPIRVPEGPPDERFVYLSDVLPTAWQAVVYADVPPGGSVAVLGLGPIGDMCTRIAAHRGAGRVIGIDLVPERLARAAGNGVQVFDLLQYGDQLVDAVRGATGGRGPDAVIDAVGMEAHGGAGARAAQTATGLLPDALAAALMKKAGVDSLAALYLAVDLVRRGGTVSISGVYGGAADPMPLLTMFDKQIQLRMGQANVRRWVDDLLPLLTDGDPLGAEGFATHHLSLDDAPRAYEDFQKKRDNMVKVLFHP; this comes from the coding sequence ATGAAGGCCGTGACCTGGCAGGGCCGCCGCAAGATCGAGGTGGCGAACGTTCCGGATCCGCGGATCGTCGAACCCACGGATGCCGTGATCGAAGTGACGACGACCGGACTGTGCGGATCCGATCTGCACCTGTACGAGGTGCTGGGGCCGTTCCTGGACGCGGGGGACATCCTGGGACACGAACCGATGGGGGTGGTCGCCGAGGTGGGGCCGCAGGTCCGGGAACTGAAGGCCGGCGACCGGGTCGTCGTACCGTTCAACGTGTCCTGCGGAACCTGCTTCATGTGCGAGCGCGGGCTGCACTCGCAGTGCGAGACGACCCAGGTCCACGAACACGGCAGCGGCGCGAGCCTCTTCGGGTACACCAAGCTCTACGGGCAGGTCCCCGGCGGGCAGGCCGAATACCTGCGCGTCCCCTTCGCCGACACCCTCCCCATCCGTGTTCCCGAGGGACCGCCCGACGAACGGTTCGTCTACCTGTCGGACGTCCTGCCGACCGCCTGGCAGGCCGTCGTCTACGCGGACGTCCCGCCGGGCGGCAGCGTCGCCGTCCTGGGCCTCGGACCCATCGGCGACATGTGCACCCGCATCGCCGCCCACCGGGGGGCCGGCCGGGTGATCGGCATCGACCTGGTGCCCGAACGGCTCGCCCGTGCCGCCGGAAACGGCGTACAGGTCTTCGACCTGCTCCAGTACGGGGACCAGCTCGTCGACGCCGTCCGCGGCGCCACCGGCGGCCGCGGCCCGGACGCCGTGATCGACGCCGTCGGCATGGAGGCCCACGGCGGCGCAGGCGCCAGGGCCGCGCAGACCGCCACCGGCCTGCTCCCCGACGCCCTGGCCGCCGCGCTGATGAAGAAGGCCGGCGTGGACAGCCTGGCCGCCCTGTACCTGGCCGTCGACCTCGTACGCCGCGGCGGCACCGTCTCCATCTCCGGGGTCTACGGCGGAGCCGCCGACCCGATGCCGCTGCTGACGATGTTCGACAAGCAGATTCAGCTGCGCATGGGACAGGCCAACGTCCGCCGCTGGGTCGACGACCTGCTCCCCCTGCTGACCGACGGAGACCCCCTCGGCGCCGAGGGCTTCGCCACGCACCACCTGTCCCTGGACGACGCCCCCCGGGCGTACGAGGACTTCCAGAAGAAGAGGGACAACATGGTGAAGGTCCTCTTCCACCCGTGA
- a CDS encoding SixA phosphatase family protein, with translation MDQARTTGPCRLLLVRHAKAVPKGQPTDDFDRPLSDRGRADAPRTGRWLADSGFAPGLVLCSPSRRTRQTWQLAAPALADPPPAVYDDRLYNAAPSVLVSVLAERGRGLGSLLLVGHNSGIHELAAGLCGSGPPDLLERVAAGFPTSGVVVVDVPGGWERLYPGSGTVAAVWSPSD, from the coding sequence ATGGACCAGGCGAGGACCACCGGCCCGTGCCGGCTGCTGCTGGTGCGGCACGCGAAGGCCGTACCCAAGGGCCAGCCGACCGACGACTTCGACCGCCCGCTGAGCGACCGGGGAAGGGCCGACGCCCCCCGCACGGGCCGCTGGCTCGCGGACAGCGGGTTCGCGCCCGGCCTGGTGCTCTGCTCCCCGTCCCGCAGGACGCGCCAGACCTGGCAGCTGGCGGCCCCCGCGCTGGCGGACCCGCCGCCCGCCGTGTACGACGACCGGCTCTACAACGCGGCCCCGAGCGTGCTCGTCTCCGTCCTGGCCGAGCGGGGGCGGGGCCTCGGGTCCCTGCTGCTGGTCGGCCACAACTCGGGCATCCACGAACTGGCCGCCGGCCTGTGCGGCAGCGGACCCCCGGACCTGCTGGAGCGGGTGGCGGCGGGCTTCCCGACCTCGGGCGTGGTGGTGGTGGACGTACCCGGCGGCTGGGAGCGGCTGTACCCGGGCAGCGGGACCGTGGCGGCCGTCTGGTCGCCGTCCGACTGA
- a CDS encoding DNA topoisomerase IB — translation MRHGRGFRYLGTDGLPLSPADRERVRALVIPPAWQDVWVCPWPNGHVQAVGTDAAGRRQYLYHPRFRERQDAAKHAHVQRVARSLPRLRKRVASDLDGRGLTRVRVLACLTRLLDLGFLRVGGERYARDNGSFGLTTLLREHASCRGGEIRLCFPAKSGKQVTRALVDEQAHAVVRALLRRREPGPRLFAYWERGAWHELHAEDLNAYLRDRSGQDVTAKDFRTWYATVLAAVALAVSEGTADGSPARRNGVVARAVREVSGYLGNTPAVCRASYIHPRVIELYEEGETVAPALGTLGEDGVFGRPATHGRVERAVLRLLRSGDGEGEEDGEG, via the coding sequence GTGCGGCACGGCCGCGGGTTCCGTTACCTGGGGACGGACGGGCTGCCCCTGTCCCCGGCGGACCGTGAACGGGTGCGCGCCCTCGTGATCCCGCCGGCCTGGCAGGACGTCTGGGTCTGCCCCTGGCCCAACGGCCACGTCCAGGCGGTGGGGACGGACGCCGCCGGTCGGCGCCAGTACCTCTACCACCCGCGCTTCCGGGAGCGGCAGGACGCGGCCAAGCACGCGCACGTCCAGCGGGTGGCCCGCTCGCTGCCCCGACTGAGGAAGCGGGTGGCGAGCGACCTCGACGGGCGCGGACTGACCCGCGTCCGCGTGCTGGCCTGCCTGACCCGCCTCCTCGACCTGGGCTTCCTGCGCGTCGGCGGGGAGCGCTACGCCCGTGACAACGGGAGCTTCGGGCTGACGACCCTGCTGCGGGAGCACGCCTCCTGCCGTGGCGGGGAGATCCGCCTGTGCTTCCCCGCCAAGTCCGGCAAGCAGGTCACCCGGGCCCTCGTCGACGAGCAGGCCCACGCGGTGGTCCGGGCGCTGCTCCGGCGCAGGGAGCCGGGCCCGCGGCTCTTCGCGTACTGGGAGCGCGGGGCGTGGCACGAGCTCCACGCCGAGGACCTCAACGCCTACCTGCGGGACCGGTCGGGGCAGGACGTGACCGCGAAGGACTTCAGGACCTGGTACGCGACCGTGCTGGCCGCGGTGGCCCTGGCCGTGTCCGAGGGCACCGCCGACGGCTCCCCCGCCCGCCGGAACGGGGTGGTGGCCCGCGCCGTGCGGGAGGTCAGCGGGTACCTGGGGAACACCCCCGCCGTGTGCAGGGCCTCCTACATCCATCCGCGCGTCATCGAGCTCTACGAGGAGGGGGAGACGGTCGCCCCGGCCCTCGGAACGCTCGGCGAGGACGGCGTCTTCGGCCGGCCGGCCACCCACGGACGCGTCGAACGCGCCGTGCTGCGGCTCCTGCGGTCCGGGGACGGAGAAGGGGAGGAGGACGGGGAGGGGTGA
- a CDS encoding catalase yields the protein MTTKRTPAASRPDDAGLPGKPGPVSPSVAEPVDPAAPLPPKADQEGPETVGPTGQATGADQSQVAQGGAYLTTAQGARLYESDHSLKAGPRGPVLLQDHHLREKITHFDHERIPERVVHARGAAAHGVFQGYGTAGEVTRAAFLAKGVETPVFVRFSTVLGSRGSADTVRDTRGFATKFYTDEGTFDLVGNNIPVFFIQDAVKFPDVIHAGKPHPDREIPQAQSAHDTFWDFVSLHTEATHHTLWNMSDRGIPRSYRMMEGFGVHTFRLVGPTGDTSLAKFHWKPRLGVHSLVWEEAQLISGTDPDFHRRDLFDAIEAGAFPQWELCIQVFPDTPEQTFEGIDLLDPTKLVPEELAPVQPIGLMTLNANVKNFFAETEQVAFHPGHLVPGIDITDDPLLAGRLFSYLDTQISRLGGPNFGQIPVNRPHAPVNDMLRDGMHQSAVHTGVAPYRPNSLDGGCPFLAGADTAAFVEAPVEVPAASKVREAPASFSDHFTQPRLFWLSMTPPEREHIIAAYTFELGKCHEQAVRERTLGVLANIDPELCAQVAEGLGLPAPAATVPLVTPDPSPALSQLGSTWPADGRVVGLIADPASDLDGVRTARQAVLDSGMVPLVVAPTGGTLAADGDPITVQRTYATARSVEFDALLLAGTPAPGSDAHGARDAKAGAPAPEACDPRVALLLTEAYRHGKAIGGWNGAAGLLGALGIAADGPGVTLGEDGASAVEGVTEALAGHRAWDRFPPAA from the coding sequence ATGACCACGAAGCGCACCCCTGCGGCATCGCGGCCGGACGACGCCGGTCTGCCGGGCAAGCCCGGACCGGTGTCCCCGTCCGTGGCCGAACCGGTGGACCCCGCGGCACCGCTCCCGCCCAAGGCGGACCAGGAGGGCCCCGAGACGGTCGGCCCCACCGGCCAGGCCACCGGGGCGGACCAGTCGCAGGTCGCACAGGGCGGCGCGTACCTCACCACCGCCCAGGGCGCGAGGCTCTACGAGAGTGACCACTCCCTGAAGGCAGGACCCCGCGGGCCGGTCCTCCTCCAGGACCACCACCTGCGCGAGAAGATCACCCACTTCGACCACGAGCGGATCCCCGAGCGCGTTGTCCACGCGCGCGGCGCCGCGGCGCACGGCGTCTTCCAGGGCTACGGCACGGCCGGTGAGGTCACGCGGGCCGCCTTCCTGGCGAAGGGCGTGGAGACCCCCGTGTTCGTCAGGTTCTCCACCGTGCTCGGCTCGCGCGGGTCCGCCGACACGGTGCGCGACACCCGGGGCTTCGCGACGAAGTTCTACACCGACGAGGGCACGTTCGACCTGGTCGGCAACAACATCCCGGTGTTCTTCATCCAGGACGCCGTCAAGTTCCCCGACGTCATCCACGCCGGCAAGCCGCACCCCGACCGGGAGATACCGCAGGCGCAGAGCGCCCACGACACGTTCTGGGACTTCGTGTCCCTGCACACCGAGGCCACCCACCACACCCTCTGGAACATGTCCGACCGGGGCATCCCGCGCTCCTACCGGATGATGGAGGGCTTCGGCGTCCACACCTTCCGCCTCGTCGGCCCGACCGGCGACACCTCCCTCGCGAAGTTCCACTGGAAGCCGAGGCTCGGGGTGCACTCCCTGGTCTGGGAGGAAGCCCAGCTGATCAGCGGCACCGACCCCGACTTCCACCGCCGGGACCTCTTCGACGCCATCGAGGCCGGTGCGTTCCCGCAGTGGGAGCTCTGCATCCAGGTCTTCCCCGACACCCCGGAGCAGACCTTCGAGGGCATCGACCTCCTCGACCCCACCAAACTCGTCCCCGAGGAGCTGGCCCCCGTCCAGCCCATCGGGCTGATGACCCTGAACGCCAACGTCAAGAACTTCTTCGCCGAGACCGAACAGGTCGCCTTCCACCCCGGCCACCTCGTCCCCGGGATCGACATCACCGACGACCCCCTCCTCGCGGGCCGGCTGTTCTCCTACCTCGACACCCAGATCAGCCGGCTGGGCGGCCCCAACTTCGGCCAGATCCCCGTCAACCGGCCGCACGCGCCCGTCAACGACATGCTCCGCGACGGCATGCACCAGAGCGCCGTCCACACCGGCGTCGCCCCCTACCGGCCCAACAGCCTCGACGGCGGCTGCCCCTTCCTCGCGGGCGCAGACACCGCCGCCTTCGTGGAAGCCCCCGTCGAGGTCCCCGCGGCGAGCAAGGTCCGCGAGGCGCCCGCCTCCTTCTCGGACCACTTCACCCAGCCCCGGCTCTTCTGGCTCAGCATGACCCCGCCCGAGCGCGAACACATCATCGCCGCCTACACCTTCGAGCTGGGCAAGTGCCACGAGCAGGCCGTCCGGGAACGCACCCTGGGGGTCCTGGCGAACATCGACCCCGAACTCTGCGCGCAGGTGGCCGAAGGCCTCGGACTGCCCGCCCCCGCCGCGACCGTCCCCCTCGTGACGCCCGATCCCAGCCCCGCCCTCTCGCAGCTGGGATCCACCTGGCCGGCGGACGGCCGGGTGGTCGGCCTGATCGCCGACCCGGCGTCCGACCTGGACGGCGTACGGACCGCCCGGCAGGCCGTCCTGGACTCCGGCATGGTCCCGCTCGTCGTCGCCCCCACCGGCGGCACCCTCGCCGCGGACGGCGACCCCATCACCGTCCAGCGCACCTACGCCACCGCCCGGTCCGTGGAATTCGACGCCCTGCTGCTCGCGGGCACGCCCGCACCGGGCTCCGACGCCCACGGCGCACGGGACGCGAAGGCCGGGGCACCCGCGCCCGAGGCCTGCGACCCGCGGGTCGCGCTCCTGCTCACCGAGGCCTACCGGCACGGTAAGGCCATCGGCGGCTGGAACGGCGCCGCCGGGCTCCTCGGCGCCCTGGGCATCGCCGCCGACGGCCCCGGCGTCACCCTGGGCGAGGACGGCGCTTCGGCCGTCGAAGGGGTCACCGAGGCCCTGGCCGGCCACCGGGCGTGGGACAGGTTCCCGCCCGCCGCCTGA
- a CDS encoding ABC transporter ATP-binding protein, with amino-acid sequence MTTTPASTRAPAADPDTAVDPAPAGPSAAGRLPLADRAEVRAWTGAFVRTEARRLALTFGLFAAALVAGLIGPRLLGHLVESIKNGTTAGRVDVLALTFVAILVAHALLARAARTQATLLGERVLARTREGFVRRVLGLPLSEVEAVGTGDLLSRATNDADRLNESIRQAVPRIALAAVTLVFTFAAILLTSPLLALGLLAGVPFAALSTWWYRPRATRAYERLLAQEADVLAVTHESTRGAATIEALGLGPRQTGRHGAAVDRVVRTRQRTTWLQTIWFPSLDLATMVPMALTLLIGGLAYQRGEVGLAELTAVVLYVQALGEPLNDLLTWTDELQIGNAALRRILGVERLPREEPRPPAVLDGHALRLEGVGFGYGPGREVLSGIDLTIAPGEKLVVVGASGAGKSTLGKLLAGVHHATRGTVSIGGADVARLPVGQLRQEVVLVTQEQHVFTGTLRDNLTLAAQEAGAAGDAEGTTDPAGPADDRLWEALETVLLADWARSLPEGLDSEIGPGAAPVSPSHAQQLALARLLLSDPHALVLDEATALLDSTASRRVERSLAALIEGRTVISIVHRLDSVHDADRIAVMEAGRIVELGSHTELLAADGAYAALWRSWSGAGAPSRGEGASPKKP; translated from the coding sequence ATGACCACCACCCCCGCCTCCACCCGGGCCCCCGCGGCGGACCCGGACACCGCCGTGGACCCCGCTCCCGCCGGACCGTCCGCCGCCGGGCGCCTGCCCCTCGCGGACCGGGCCGAGGTCCGCGCCTGGACCGGCGCGTTCGTCCGTACCGAGGCGCGCCGGCTGGCCCTCACCTTCGGACTGTTCGCCGCCGCCCTGGTGGCCGGACTGATCGGCCCTCGGCTGCTGGGGCACCTGGTCGAGTCCATCAAGAACGGCACCACCGCCGGCCGGGTCGACGTCCTCGCCCTGACCTTCGTCGCCATCCTCGTCGCCCACGCCCTCCTGGCCCGCGCCGCCCGCACCCAGGCCACCCTGCTCGGCGAACGCGTCCTGGCCCGCACCCGCGAGGGCTTCGTCCGCCGCGTCCTCGGGCTGCCCCTGTCCGAGGTGGAGGCCGTCGGCACCGGCGACCTGCTCAGCCGGGCCACCAACGACGCCGACCGGCTGAACGAGAGCATCCGCCAGGCCGTCCCGCGCATCGCGCTGGCCGCCGTCACCCTGGTGTTCACCTTCGCGGCGATCCTGCTCACCTCGCCGCTGCTCGCCCTCGGCCTGCTGGCGGGCGTGCCCTTCGCCGCCCTGTCCACGTGGTGGTACCGGCCGCGGGCCACCCGCGCGTACGAGCGGCTGCTCGCGCAGGAAGCCGACGTACTGGCCGTCACGCACGAGAGCACCCGCGGCGCCGCCACCATCGAGGCCCTCGGCCTCGGCCCCCGGCAGACCGGCCGCCACGGCGCGGCCGTCGACCGGGTGGTCCGCACCCGGCAGCGCACCACCTGGCTGCAGACCATCTGGTTCCCCAGCCTGGACCTGGCCACCATGGTCCCGATGGCGCTCACCCTCCTGATCGGGGGTCTGGCCTATCAGCGCGGGGAGGTCGGGCTGGCGGAACTGACCGCCGTCGTCCTCTACGTCCAGGCCCTCGGCGAACCCCTCAACGACCTGCTGACCTGGACCGACGAGCTGCAGATCGGGAACGCCGCGCTGCGGCGCATCCTCGGCGTCGAACGGCTGCCCAGGGAGGAACCGCGTCCGCCCGCCGTGCTCGACGGGCACGCCCTGCGCCTGGAGGGCGTCGGCTTCGGCTACGGTCCCGGCCGCGAGGTGCTCAGCGGCATCGACCTGACCATCGCCCCCGGCGAGAAGCTGGTGGTCGTCGGCGCCTCGGGGGCGGGCAAGTCCACTCTGGGCAAGCTGCTCGCCGGGGTGCACCACGCCACCCGGGGGACCGTCAGCATCGGCGGCGCCGACGTGGCCCGGCTGCCGGTGGGCCAGCTGCGGCAGGAGGTCGTCCTGGTCACCCAGGAGCAGCACGTGTTCACGGGCACGCTGCGGGACAACCTGACCCTGGCCGCCCAGGAGGCGGGGGCCGCCGGGGACGCCGAGGGGACCACGGACCCGGCCGGCCCGGCGGACGACCGCCTGTGGGAGGCGCTGGAGACCGTCCTCCTCGCGGACTGGGCCCGCTCCCTGCCCGAGGGCCTGGACAGCGAGATCGGCCCGGGCGCCGCCCCGGTCTCCCCCTCCCACGCCCAGCAGCTGGCCCTGGCCCGCCTGCTGCTGTCCGACCCGCACGCGCTGGTCCTGGACGAGGCCACCGCCCTGCTGGACTCGACGGCGTCACGCCGCGTCGAGCGCTCGCTGGCGGCCCTGATCGAGGGCCGCACGGTCATCTCCATCGTGCACCGGCTGGACTCCGTGCACGACGCCGACCGCATCGCGGTGATGGAGGCGGGCCGGATCGTCGAACTCGGCAGCCACACCGAACTCCTGGCGGCCGACGGGGCCTACGCGGCCCTGTGGCGCTCCTGGTCCGGGGCCGGCGCCCCGTCCCGGGGGGAGGGGGCGTCCCCGAAGAAGCCGTGA
- a CDS encoding ABC transporter transmembrane domain-containing protein: MSNRLFDASVDPAAVPEADSRGPWAYLWWLVRIRPWPLVLAAALGVLWMIPLALVPLVIGRAIDAAGQDTAQTGLYLWSLLALGLGVLQALAGAGLIQAAVGAEAHALSTTHRVLMRQVVRLGATLRGKARAGDVAASAAADVESIGNSFEVIGRTVGAVVAAVLVAVALTVTSPVLGLAVLVGVPAAVLSIGPLLRPLQERDEAQRELMGVATSQAGDIVAGLRILRGIGGEAAFAARFRRTSQQVRRAGESAGRMEAWLQAAGVFLPGLVTVGIVWLGARLALNGTITAGELVAFYGASAFLTLPVSTATEAAETLSLAKVAAGRVCTLLRLTPDTVRPELPEPLPAGALALTDPDSGITAEAGRLTVLTGPADRMADLADRLARPGPAGPSAVRLGGVPLDRVDPAELSARLLRSGPADTLFSGTVREELSAGSTRSREALARALYAADASDVVAALPGGPDAWLDEGGRALSGGQRQRLVLARALLAAPDVLVLEDPTASVDAHTEARIVDRVAALRAGRTTVVLSDSPLWRGAADRTVRLAAEPDAAADGPHRSAGVPS, translated from the coding sequence GTGAGCAACCGCCTCTTCGACGCCTCCGTCGACCCCGCCGCCGTCCCCGAGGCGGACTCCCGCGGCCCCTGGGCCTACCTGTGGTGGCTGGTGCGCATCCGGCCCTGGCCGCTTGTGCTTGCCGCCGCGCTCGGCGTGCTCTGGATGATCCCCCTCGCGCTGGTCCCGCTGGTCATCGGCCGGGCGATCGACGCGGCCGGGCAGGACACGGCGCAGACCGGCCTGTACCTGTGGTCGCTGCTCGCCCTCGGCCTCGGCGTCCTGCAGGCCCTCGCCGGCGCCGGCCTGATCCAGGCCGCCGTCGGGGCCGAGGCCCACGCCCTGTCCACCACGCACCGGGTGCTGATGCGTCAGGTGGTCCGCCTCGGCGCCACCCTGCGCGGCAAGGCCCGCGCCGGGGACGTCGCCGCCTCCGCCGCCGCCGACGTGGAGAGCATCGGCAACTCCTTCGAGGTCATCGGCCGCACCGTGGGCGCGGTCGTCGCCGCCGTCCTCGTGGCCGTGGCGCTCACCGTCACCTCGCCCGTCCTCGGACTGGCCGTGCTCGTCGGCGTCCCCGCCGCCGTGCTCAGCATCGGCCCGCTGCTGCGGCCCCTCCAGGAACGCGACGAGGCGCAGCGCGAGCTGATGGGCGTCGCCACCTCCCAGGCCGGCGACATCGTCGCCGGGCTGCGCATCCTGCGGGGCATCGGCGGCGAGGCGGCCTTCGCGGCCCGCTTCCGCCGCACCAGCCAGCAGGTCCGCCGGGCCGGCGAGTCCGCCGGCCGCATGGAGGCCTGGCTCCAGGCCGCCGGGGTCTTCCTGCCGGGGCTGGTCACCGTCGGGATCGTCTGGCTCGGTGCCCGCCTCGCCCTGAACGGCACCATCACCGCCGGGGAACTCGTCGCGTTCTACGGCGCCTCCGCCTTCCTCACCCTGCCCGTGAGCACCGCCACCGAGGCCGCCGAGACCCTCAGCCTCGCCAAGGTCGCCGCCGGCCGGGTCTGCACCCTGCTGCGCCTGACCCCCGACACCGTGCGGCCCGAGCTCCCCGAGCCGCTGCCCGCCGGGGCCCTCGCCCTGACCGACCCCGACAGCGGCATCACCGCCGAGGCCGGCCGGCTCACCGTGCTCACCGGCCCGGCCGACCGCATGGCCGACCTCGCCGACCGGCTCGCCCGCCCCGGGCCCGCCGGCCCCTCGGCCGTCCGGCTGGGCGGCGTACCGCTGGACCGGGTGGACCCCGCCGAGCTGTCCGCGCGGCTGCTGCGCTCCGGACCGGCCGACACCCTCTTCAGCGGCACCGTGCGCGAGGAACTGAGCGCCGGTTCCACGCGGTCCCGGGAGGCGCTGGCCCGGGCCCTGTACGCGGCCGACGCCTCCGACGTCGTCGCGGCCCTGCCCGGCGGACCGGACGCGTGGCTGGACGAGGGCGGCCGCGCCCTGTCCGGCGGCCAGCGCCAGCGCCTCGTCCTCGCCCGCGCCCTGCTCGCCGCCCCCGACGTCCTCGTCCTGGAGGACCCCACCGCTTCCGTCGACGCCCACACCGAGGCCCGCATCGTCGACCGGGTCGCCGCGCTGCGCGCCGGACGCACCACCGTGGTGCTCTCCGACAGCCCCCTGTGGCGCGGCGCCGCCGACCGCACGGTCCGCCTCGCCGCGGAACCGGACGCCGCCGCCGACGGCCCCCACCGCTCCGCAGGAGTGCCCTCATGA